Proteins encoded together in one Lysinibacillus sp. FSL K6-0232 window:
- a CDS encoding type 1 glutamine amidotransferase family protein, translating to MKKNEILLLLTDRWCDWEASYAIAVAHSFSDYNVITIGIDTIDKVSMGGIKAKVDFSINDYSNFDNLALVIMTGGLSWEENDYDEIADFVKKVRSYKIPVSAICGATYFLCKHGFLNDIKHTGDSLELFQGVKGYVGERHYIPAQVVYDKGFMTANETAAVEFAYEIFKILKVDSEEEMEQWFDNFQNGAIR from the coding sequence TACTACTTTTACTAACTGACCGTTGGTGTGATTGGGAAGCAAGCTATGCTATAGCTGTTGCTCACTCCTTTTCAGACTATAATGTTATAACAATTGGGATTGATACTATAGACAAAGTATCAATGGGTGGCATTAAAGCCAAAGTTGATTTCAGCATAAACGACTATAGCAATTTTGATAACCTTGCTTTGGTTATCATGACTGGTGGTCTTTCATGGGAAGAAAATGATTATGATGAAATAGCAGACTTTGTCAAAAAAGTTAGGAGCTATAAAATACCTGTTTCAGCAATTTGCGGTGCAACTTACTTTTTGTGCAAACATGGATTCCTCAATGATATAAAACATACGGGCGATTCTTTAGAACTGTTTCAAGGTGTAAAAGGATATGTGGGAGAAAGGCATTATATACCAGCTCAAGTAGTTTATGATAAAGGATTTATGACAGCCAATGAAACTGCAGCGGTTGAATTTGCCTATGAAATTTTCAAAATCCTAAAAGTTGACAGCGAAGAGGAAATGGAACAATGGTTCGACAATTTCCAGAATGGAGCAATTCGCTAA
- the yfkAB gene encoding radical SAM/CxCxxxxC motif protein YfkAB — MTTLQKITPVFDPWEAYLDVEQHGHMTLSNIEFTTTTLCNMRCAHCAVGYTLQHKDPEALPIDLILQRLEEIPHLKTISITGGEPMLSKKSVQNYVLPLLKYAHERGVRTQINSNLTLEPARYLQIAPYLDVLHISHNWGTIDEFVETGFAMMERKPTYDQRAALFQRMIDNAKMLAEHGVMVSAETMLNKKTLPYLAHIHHQIIHEMKCARHEVHPMYPSDFASALTSLTLEETRKAIHHLLDIREEQTWMLFGTLPFYPCSPNKEDQQLLQRLRTAKNVTMRNDPDGRSRLNVNIFTGDVIVTDFGDTPALGNIVHDTLPAIFDKWMATDLAKSLNCHCPAVKCLGPNVLVKNMYYQDAQFTSGSARI, encoded by the coding sequence ATGACAACCTTACAAAAAATTACACCTGTCTTTGATCCATGGGAGGCTTATTTAGATGTTGAACAGCATGGACATATGACGCTCTCAAATATTGAGTTTACCACAACAACACTGTGCAATATGCGCTGTGCACACTGTGCAGTTGGCTATACATTACAACATAAAGACCCTGAAGCATTGCCAATCGACTTAATTTTACAGCGCTTAGAGGAAATTCCCCATTTAAAAACAATTAGTATTACAGGTGGCGAACCAATGCTAAGTAAAAAATCTGTGCAAAACTATGTATTGCCACTGTTAAAATATGCACATGAACGAGGTGTACGAACACAAATTAATTCCAACTTAACATTGGAGCCAGCACGCTATTTACAAATTGCCCCGTATTTAGATGTATTACATATTTCTCATAACTGGGGAACAATTGATGAATTTGTAGAAACAGGCTTTGCAATGATGGAGCGCAAGCCAACATATGACCAACGTGCAGCTTTATTCCAACGCATGATTGATAACGCTAAAATGCTAGCTGAGCATGGCGTGATGGTATCTGCTGAAACAATGCTCAATAAAAAAACATTGCCTTATTTGGCACATATTCATCATCAAATTATTCATGAAATGAAATGTGCGAGGCATGAGGTGCATCCCATGTACCCATCTGATTTTGCCAGTGCTCTTACTTCTTTAACATTAGAGGAAACACGTAAAGCCATTCATCATCTGTTAGATATTCGAGAGGAACAGACATGGATGCTTTTTGGTACGCTGCCCTTCTATCCATGTAGTCCGAATAAAGAAGATCAACAATTATTACAGCGGCTACGCACAGCGAAAAATGTCACAATGCGTAATGATCCAGATGGTCGTTCACGCTTAAACGTCAATATTTTTACAGGCGATGTTATCGTAACAGATTTTGGTGATACACCAGCATTAGGCAATATTGTCCATGATACATTACCAGCTATTTTTGATAAATGGATGGCAACGGATTTAGCTAAATCCCTTAATTGCCATTGTCCAGCCGTGAAATGCCTTGGTCCCAATGTGCTGGTAAAAAATATGTATTATCAGGATGCTCAATTTACAAGCGGCTCTGCTCGCATTTAA
- a CDS encoding DUF5367 family protein, which yields MKGYLFTAMWSVLIWLFATLFFRFFGVYILFSPMTNKFILSIFLLLVGTAVLLYGVTYLYVLFDTTSHAAIKFGISGTVIGLVLDTFSLSYHQIVFPTFSEAQVIAFTVWMSFAYALFLVIPFIFYQKNSQQRGLV from the coding sequence ATGAAGGGCTATTTATTCACAGCGATGTGGAGTGTTTTAATATGGTTATTTGCTACATTATTCTTTAGATTTTTTGGCGTGTATATACTCTTTAGTCCAATGACAAATAAGTTTATCCTAAGTATTTTTTTATTATTAGTGGGAACGGCTGTTTTATTATACGGTGTGACATATTTGTATGTACTCTTTGATACAACAAGCCATGCAGCCATAAAGTTTGGAATAAGTGGTACTGTGATTGGTTTAGTGTTAGATACATTTTCTTTATCATATCATCAGATCGTTTTTCCAACATTTAGCGAGGCACAGGTGATTGCCTTTACTGTATGGATGTCTTTTGCCTATGCGTTATTTTTAGTGATACCTTTTATCTTTTATCAAAAAAATAGCCAACAGAGAGGGCTTGTTTAA
- a CDS encoding TetR/AcrR family transcriptional regulator: protein MAKPNGISKEQLIKYARDCLVEKGIDKFTLKAVAEAAGVTQGTIYYHFKTKEQLLLDIVQDICDTSWQELSQSREQAIEQAIASAKSRCSYDSYFHQLFFLLVTSSFNNDKIRGKLGEIIRAENEALTENLSSLWTASPIEDVSLETWGILLNAMVDGLALQALLQKDFPVEKTYKELEQLVHVLSKGGQ, encoded by the coding sequence ATGGCAAAACCAAATGGCATTAGTAAAGAGCAGCTGATTAAATATGCAAGGGACTGTTTGGTGGAGAAAGGTATCGACAAATTTACGTTAAAGGCAGTAGCCGAAGCAGCAGGTGTAACACAGGGCACAATCTATTATCATTTTAAAACGAAGGAACAACTGTTATTGGATATTGTACAGGATATTTGTGATACAAGTTGGCAAGAACTATCACAAAGTAGAGAACAGGCGATAGAGCAAGCCATTGCATCCGCTAAAAGTCGTTGCTCCTACGATTCATATTTTCACCAATTATTTTTTCTACTCGTTACATCCAGCTTTAACAATGACAAAATAAGGGGCAAGCTTGGTGAAATTATAAGGGCAGAAAATGAGGCTTTAACAGAGAATTTATCCAGTCTATGGACAGCTTCGCCAATAGAGGACGTGTCACTTGAAACGTGGGGTATTTTATTGAATGCGATGGTTGATGGATTGGCATTACAAGCATTATTACAGAAGGATTTTCCTGTTGAAAAAACATATAAGGAATTGGAGCAATTAGTTCATGTGCTTAGTAAAGGGGGACAATGA
- a CDS encoding LLM class flavin-dependent oxidoreductase translates to MKLSILDQMPIPKGHSAEEAFQRTEQLALLGEELGYHRMWLAEHHNSQSLASSAPEVTAAFLAAKTKRLRIGTGGVMMMHYSPYKIAEVFKTLVGLAPNRIDFGVGRAPGGDPASIYALAEGRRQRFTEQYDKLEIILKLMNNQKTGEHVYDQVVAAPVNVPLPEAWLLGSSGQSAMQAGQLGVGYSYAQFFTGNMSKDIFDTYKAHFTPSYYMEKPQIIVTYAATVAPTLEEAEYLAKPIDISRLQLMKGQIIQTISPEEAKDYPLSEMDKLTIEHNRKANLVGTPKDIAAFLSAEQEHYGFDEVMLNCNQYTLESRLDCYKFLAKELL, encoded by the coding sequence ATGAAGTTAAGTATTTTAGATCAAATGCCAATACCAAAAGGTCATTCAGCAGAGGAAGCTTTCCAACGCACAGAGCAATTGGCGCTATTAGGTGAAGAGCTTGGCTACCATCGTATGTGGCTCGCAGAGCACCATAATAGTCAGTCGCTGGCAAGCTCAGCTCCCGAAGTGACCGCTGCTTTTTTAGCTGCGAAAACGAAACGTCTTCGTATCGGCACAGGTGGCGTAATGATGATGCATTATTCACCGTATAAAATTGCGGAGGTTTTTAAAACATTAGTTGGACTAGCTCCAAATCGTATTGACTTTGGCGTGGGGCGAGCACCAGGCGGTGACCCTGCCTCTATTTATGCATTAGCAGAGGGTAGAAGGCAACGTTTTACGGAGCAATATGATAAGCTGGAAATTATTTTAAAGCTAATGAATAATCAAAAAACAGGCGAACATGTCTATGATCAGGTCGTGGCAGCACCTGTCAACGTGCCATTACCAGAGGCTTGGCTGCTCGGTTCAAGCGGTCAAAGTGCGATGCAGGCAGGACAGCTTGGCGTAGGGTATTCCTATGCACAATTTTTCACAGGCAATATGTCCAAGGATATTTTTGATACGTATAAAGCTCACTTTACACCTTCTTATTATATGGAAAAGCCTCAAATTATTGTGACCTATGCGGCAACGGTTGCACCCACGCTAGAGGAAGCGGAATATTTGGCAAAACCTATTGATATTTCTCGTTTACAGCTCATGAAGGGGCAAATTATTCAAACGATATCACCAGAAGAAGCGAAAGATTATCCATTATCAGAAATGGATAAATTAACAATTGAACATAATCGTAAAGCCAATCTTGTTGGTACACCAAAAGATATTGCAGCATTTTTAAGCGCTGAACAAGAGCACTATGGCTTTGATGAAGTGATGCTCAACTGTAACCAATATACATTAGAAAGTCGTTTAGATTGCTATAAGTTTTTAGCAAAGGAATTGCTATAA
- a CDS encoding RNA polymerase sigma factor has product MKTRNAFQHEEVFVQFIREQKERFYLLAYSYTKNEQDALDVVQDSIQKAMLSLDRLEHVAYMKSWFYKIVVRTAIDFLRKHKRLQVTDDDTLHYLTPAQEDVYENIDLEHALDELPQMYREVVILHYFEDLKLADVANILDIKLSTAKSRLYKALKLLKIQLEDVKGENTHG; this is encoded by the coding sequence ATGAAAACAAGAAATGCATTTCAACATGAAGAGGTGTTTGTCCAATTTATTCGCGAACAAAAAGAGCGATTTTATTTGCTCGCCTATAGCTATACCAAAAATGAACAGGACGCACTCGATGTTGTACAGGATAGTATTCAAAAAGCCATGCTGTCATTAGATCGCCTTGAGCATGTTGCTTATATGAAAAGCTGGTTTTATAAAATCGTTGTCCGTACAGCGATTGATTTTTTACGCAAGCATAAACGCCTACAAGTAACCGATGACGATACATTGCATTATTTAACACCTGCCCAAGAAGATGTTTATGAAAATATCGACTTAGAGCATGCATTGGACGAGCTTCCGCAAATGTATCGGGAGGTTGTGATTCTTCATTATTTTGAGGATTTAAAGCTCGCAGACGTTGCGAACATTCTTGATATTAAGTTGAGCACTGCGAAGTCACGCCTTTATAAAGCATTAAAACTATTGAAAATACAATTGGAAGACGTGAAGGGAGAAAATACACATGGATAA
- a CDS encoding RsiV family protein, producing the protein MDKKLQDVEKQYTNIPIPKELDMVVEDALKQGRKKRKKRAPQWLLGTAAAAILFTASLNVSPAMARTLSEIPVVGNVVKVLTWTEYKVTEDRYDADIQVPSIENLENQELSSTLNEKYRAQGKALYDAFIAEVGDLKANGGGHLGVESGFEIKTDNEQILSIGRYVVNTVASSSTVMQYDTIDKEHEILITLPMLFKDEQYIDIISDNIKEQMRAQMAASNQEKIYWVKGAGLPDEELIEEFTAIQPDQQFYISDKGKLMISFDKYEVAPGYMGVVEFEIPTAILKDSLVSTKYIH; encoded by the coding sequence ATGGATAAAAAATTACAGGATGTCGAAAAACAATATACAAACATCCCGATTCCAAAGGAGCTGGATATGGTTGTTGAAGATGCGTTAAAACAAGGGCGCAAAAAACGAAAAAAGCGTGCACCACAATGGCTGCTCGGTACAGCAGCTGCCGCAATCTTGTTTACTGCTAGCTTAAATGTGAGCCCTGCAATGGCACGAACATTGTCAGAAATCCCTGTTGTTGGCAATGTTGTGAAAGTATTAACATGGACAGAATATAAGGTGACAGAAGACCGTTATGATGCCGATATTCAAGTGCCTTCTATTGAGAACTTAGAAAATCAAGAGCTTTCCTCTACATTAAATGAAAAATATCGCGCGCAAGGAAAAGCTTTGTATGATGCGTTTATTGCTGAAGTGGGTGATTTAAAGGCGAATGGTGGTGGTCACTTAGGTGTGGAGAGCGGCTTTGAAATCAAGACAGATAATGAGCAAATTTTATCCATTGGTCGCTATGTGGTCAACACAGTTGCCTCCTCTTCCACTGTTATGCAGTACGATACAATTGATAAAGAACATGAAATTTTAATTACCTTACCAATGCTTTTTAAAGATGAGCAGTATATTGATATTATTAGTGACAATATTAAAGAACAAATGCGTGCACAGATGGCAGCATCCAACCAAGAAAAAATCTATTGGGTAAAAGGTGCTGGTCTTCCAGATGAAGAACTTATAGAGGAATTTACAGCGATTCAACCAGATCAGCAGTTTTATATTTCTGATAAGGGCAAGCTAATGATCTCCTTCGATAAATACGAAGTCGCACCAGGCTATATGGGCGTTGTCGAGTTTGAAATTCCAACAGCTATCCTTAAAGACAGCCTTGTTAGTACAAAATATATTCATTAA
- a CDS encoding endospore germination permease: protein MKSVGSIGILHVIFLSMTVIGLKNHVTILPPLLDTAKRDGWISVLFAATVLFFWLFLLVYIQTKTKQEPIRDWLNQKIGKVSATIVIYIIVIYLMVITAFTMVETLQWVNTTFLPQTPVIILLFIYTILCVLLVTTSLQTMVILNVFVLFGVVVFGFFVAFTNLQVKDYDLLRPFFEHGLHPVIKGMIFPASGFIELFILLFLQHQFKERIRWYHFAIMLFILTGLTLGPLIGAITEFGPTEASKQRYPAYEEWGLVTLGRYIEHLDFFSIYQWLTGTFIRVSFLLYIVADLLKITGDPKRIWKMLAPPFFIICLPLIMLNENLFLKVKGNYILTTTFIFFFALSIFFVILASLSDKSSQKGKTENQDMESGES from the coding sequence ATGAAAAGTGTAGGATCAATCGGTATTTTACATGTGATCTTCTTATCAATGACTGTTATTGGCTTAAAAAACCATGTAACTATTCTTCCACCGCTATTAGATACGGCAAAAAGAGATGGCTGGATATCTGTGCTCTTTGCTGCGACTGTTCTTTTCTTTTGGTTATTTCTTTTAGTATATATTCAGACAAAAACAAAGCAGGAACCAATTCGAGATTGGTTAAATCAAAAAATTGGTAAAGTTAGTGCGACGATTGTTATTTATATAATTGTTATTTACTTAATGGTTATTACAGCCTTTACAATGGTCGAAACATTGCAATGGGTAAACACAACCTTTTTACCGCAAACACCTGTTATTATTTTGCTGTTTATTTATACAATCCTTTGTGTTTTGCTTGTTACAACAAGTCTACAAACGATGGTCATTTTAAATGTATTTGTACTTTTTGGTGTTGTTGTTTTTGGCTTTTTTGTTGCCTTTACTAATCTACAAGTAAAAGATTATGATTTATTGCGCCCATTTTTTGAACATGGGCTACACCCTGTGATAAAAGGCATGATATTCCCAGCATCAGGATTTATTGAGCTATTTATACTATTATTTTTACAACATCAGTTTAAAGAGCGTATTCGTTGGTATCATTTTGCCATTATGCTCTTTATTCTTACAGGGCTTACATTAGGTCCACTTATTGGAGCTATTACAGAATTTGGTCCAACAGAAGCATCCAAGCAGCGCTACCCTGCCTATGAAGAATGGGGATTGGTTACACTTGGACGTTATATTGAACATCTGGACTTTTTCTCGATTTATCAATGGCTAACAGGAACTTTTATTCGTGTTAGTTTCTTGCTCTATATTGTGGCAGATTTATTGAAAATAACAGGGGACCCTAAGCGTATATGGAAAATGCTTGCGCCGCCCTTCTTTATTATTTGTTTGCCATTAATTATGTTAAATGAAAATTTATTTTTAAAGGTAAAAGGGAACTATATTTTAACGACCACCTTTATTTTTTTCTTTGCTCTTTCTATTTTTTTCGTAATTCTTGCTTCCTTGTCGGATAAATCTTCTCAAAAGGGGAAAACTGAAAATCAAGACATGGAAAGCGGTGAGTCATAA
- a CDS encoding spore germination protein — protein MPQQEQALKLKTLKQLFQKSADIHFQEYTFHQQKVHFITCDAMIDQQMLNEVIIQRIQYFYDHFEEIPFEENITRHLHIPNIQKIQDKEQLITLVYNGSLLLYFDREQLLYACDIAKKPNRQPEETRMEVIVKGPRDNFIEDIRVNIALLRKRLPTNSFCVEKMDIGKRSKTTVAILYFDDIVDMTILHGIKKQLAAIDTDIVFSGDLLMERVNKNSKLFPKFDYTGRPDYAVQALARGRFVIFVDGVAYAVITPVNLFLLLKSAEDNEYPIIFSSLERLLRIVGILIGLLLPAFWLALTTYHQNQLPLQLLATVVQAKAGLPLPSSLEMLLMLLMFELFREAGLRLPSVIGGTISVVGGLIIGDAAIRAGVTSPEMIVVIAISTIASFTLVNQSLVTSISILRVGFIFASAFLGLFGFFVSIYLTFLYLCNIRIYGYSYMNLGTDLNWATLKKSIFRLSPKGYSERNKALAPQDFTRTSKIPNRKEQ, from the coding sequence ATGCCTCAGCAAGAGCAGGCGCTAAAGCTGAAAACGTTAAAACAATTATTTCAAAAATCAGCAGATATTCACTTTCAGGAATATACCTTTCATCAACAGAAGGTACATTTTATTACTTGTGATGCAATGATCGATCAGCAAATGCTGAATGAAGTGATTATTCAACGTATTCAATATTTCTATGATCATTTCGAAGAGATACCCTTTGAGGAAAACATTACACGTCATTTGCATATACCAAATATCCAAAAAATACAGGATAAGGAACAGCTTATTACATTAGTCTATAACGGCTCGTTATTGCTCTATTTTGATAGGGAGCAGCTATTATATGCCTGCGATATTGCGAAAAAGCCAAATCGTCAGCCTGAAGAAACACGTATGGAAGTGATTGTGAAAGGGCCTAGAGATAATTTTATTGAAGATATTCGTGTCAATATCGCATTACTACGCAAGCGATTGCCGACCAATTCTTTTTGCGTGGAAAAAATGGATATTGGCAAGCGCTCTAAAACAACAGTCGCCATTCTTTATTTTGATGATATTGTGGATATGACGATTTTACATGGGATTAAGAAGCAATTAGCAGCGATTGATACAGATATTGTTTTTAGTGGCGATTTACTAATGGAGCGTGTCAATAAAAATTCCAAGCTCTTTCCAAAGTTTGATTATACAGGACGACCCGATTATGCAGTACAAGCATTAGCAAGAGGACGGTTTGTTATTTTTGTGGATGGTGTCGCCTATGCGGTGATTACACCTGTTAATTTATTTTTATTACTTAAATCCGCTGAGGATAATGAATATCCTATTATTTTTAGCTCCCTTGAACGATTATTAAGGATTGTTGGTATTCTGATTGGCTTATTGCTCCCTGCTTTTTGGCTTGCCTTGACGACCTATCATCAAAACCAATTACCATTACAGCTACTGGCAACGGTTGTACAAGCAAAGGCTGGGCTACCACTTCCTTCTTCATTGGAGATGCTATTGATGCTGCTTATGTTTGAATTATTTCGTGAGGCAGGTTTACGTCTTCCTTCTGTTATTGGTGGAACCATTAGTGTTGTGGGTGGATTAATTATAGGGGATGCAGCAATTCGTGCAGGTGTAACAAGCCCTGAAATGATTGTTGTTATCGCTATTTCTACAATTGCCTCCTTTACATTAGTTAATCAATCCCTTGTGACCTCCATTAGCATATTGCGCGTTGGCTTTATTTTTGCAAGTGCCTTTTTAGGACTATTTGGCTTTTTTGTTTCCATATACCTAACATTTTTATACTTGTGTAATATTCGAATTTACGGTTACTCTTACATGAACCTAGGAACGGATTTAAACTGGGCTACTCTTAAGAAATCCATTTTCCGACTATCACCTAAAGGTTACTCAGAGCGTAATAAAGCACTTGCCCCTCAAGATTTTACAAGAACCTCTAAAATTCCTAATCGTAAAGAGCAATAA
- a CDS encoding methyl-accepting chemotaxis protein — protein MSVGKKLNISFLIFIFLLAVSIGSNIFNLNTIDKRTKEAMNSRLKQLLLIEEIRFGIATQEVFIRAMILNPSTSNEEQLLNAEKGLEKTIATLGDYVKSKEMKEWWAQVNESNNQFKTEMPKLLAAIDNDDIEQATSILNTTISTINLQSFDIAAKMEEYQMAQMEEIEESTFSAIMNARTISIIILVVSIVIGIGLIFFVRRAITKPLQSLMAGAAVIGDGDLSQEDITIASKDELGKLGTIFNNMKGNLRDLITHIQSNAERLSTSAEELSASAEEMTATTEDVTKQAAETAENSQAATGAAHESAIAMEETAQGIQRIAEASQVLHSSSLHASDTATNGTAIIADAQKQMGVINESASTVNELVQKLAKQTEEIGNITKVITEITEQTNLLALNAAIEAARAGEHGKGFAVVADEVRKLAEESKTSANSITALTTEIQQDTENVERAMASSLVSVQDGVVVITKAGESFETIVGAVGDMTHQIQEVSATAEELSASAEQVSASVAEIATGARTISSNIDTVAAAMEEQSATMNEVTHVATTLSENAQELQEEVQRFKV, from the coding sequence ATGAGCGTAGGCAAAAAACTAAATATATCGTTTTTAATTTTTATTTTTTTACTTGCTGTTTCTATAGGGAGTAATATTTTTAACTTGAATACTATTGATAAACGCACAAAAGAAGCAATGAATTCTCGTTTAAAGCAACTTCTTCTAATAGAGGAAATACGCTTTGGGATTGCCACACAAGAAGTGTTTATTCGTGCAATGATTTTAAATCCATCCACTAGCAATGAAGAACAACTATTAAACGCGGAAAAGGGACTGGAGAAGACGATTGCTACGTTAGGGGATTATGTGAAGTCGAAGGAAATGAAGGAGTGGTGGGCACAAGTCAATGAATCCAATAACCAATTTAAGACGGAAATGCCAAAACTATTAGCAGCTATTGATAATGATGATATTGAGCAAGCGACATCCATCCTAAATACAACGATTTCAACGATTAATCTACAGTCATTTGATATAGCCGCAAAGATGGAAGAATATCAAATGGCACAAATGGAGGAGATTGAGGAGTCTACATTCTCGGCTATTATGAATGCACGCACTATCTCTATCATTATTTTAGTTGTTAGTATAGTAATTGGTATAGGGTTAATCTTTTTTGTGCGTCGTGCTATTACAAAGCCACTACAAAGCCTTATGGCGGGTGCAGCTGTGATTGGGGATGGTGATTTATCGCAGGAGGATATTACGATTGCCTCTAAGGATGAGCTTGGCAAATTAGGCACAATCTTTAACAATATGAAGGGGAATTTACGCGATTTAATTACCCATATCCAATCCAATGCGGAGCGATTAAGTACGTCTGCGGAGGAGCTGTCCGCGAGCGCAGAGGAAATGACTGCCACAACAGAGGATGTGACCAAGCAGGCAGCGGAAACAGCCGAAAATTCACAGGCTGCTACAGGTGCAGCGCATGAAAGTGCTATTGCGATGGAGGAAACCGCACAGGGCATTCAGCGTATTGCGGAGGCGTCCCAAGTGCTGCATAGCTCCTCCCTACATGCCAGTGATACTGCGACAAATGGGACAGCCATTATTGCGGATGCCCAAAAGCAAATGGGTGTGATTAATGAGTCTGCCTCTACGGTCAATGAGCTGGTGCAAAAGCTGGCAAAGCAAACAGAGGAAATTGGCAATATCACAAAGGTGATTACAGAGATTACAGAGCAAACCAATTTATTAGCGTTAAATGCAGCGATTGAGGCAGCACGTGCAGGAGAGCATGGGAAAGGCTTTGCGGTCGTGGCAGATGAGGTGCGCAAGCTGGCAGAGGAATCGAAAACATCCGCCAATAGCATTACAGCGCTGACAACGGAAATTCAGCAGGATACTGAAAATGTGGAGCGTGCGATGGCAAGCTCGTTAGTATCAGTGCAGGACGGGGTCGTTGTTATTACAAAGGCTGGCGAGTCGTTTGAAACAATTGTGGGGGCAGTGGGTGATATGACCCATCAAATTCAAGAGGTATCGGCAACAGCAGAGGAGCTATCAGCAAGCGCTGAGCAAGTATCTGCCTCAGTAGCAGAAATTGCCACAGGAGCGCGAACAATTTCCAGCAATATTGATACAGTGGCAGCAGCGATGGAGGAGCAGTCTGCCACGATGAATGAGGTCACACATGTCGCAACAACCTTAAGTGAAAATGCACAGGAGCTACAGGAGGAAGTACAAAGGTTTAAAGTATAA